DNA from Vibrio alfacsensis:
AATGGTGTTGACGCCGAGTTCAACGGATTTTTGAATGGTAAACTCCATTTTATCGCCACGTGAAATCACTTGCCCTAGATGTAGATCTAGAGGCGACTCAATACTGTTATCTACACGCTCTGTAAGGTTAACCATGACATTTTTTTTGCTGACTTCACTAATAAGGGCTGGGAACTCCGCACCGTTACCGTCAAAGAGCAGTACTTCTTGACCCTCTTTCATACGAAGTACGCGCCCAATATGGTTTGCAGCGTCTTCACTTAAAGCAAGGGATCCAAGTTGTGAAATGGTTTCTGGGTGATAAATTCGAGGGATACGCATCGTTTCGATTTCCTGCATACGCGAGTATTTAAACTCTAACATGGATGCTTTCTACCGAAAAAACAAGGGGCAAGAGGCGTGTAAATATCCACGCCTCGATTAGGTAACGGGCTAGTGCTCGTTTAAGTGAACAAATTACAGTGCACGGCAAGCTTCTTGAACAAATGGGTTATGGTTGCCTTGGATCTTGGCAATACGTTCATCGCGTTTACATTCCCATTTATCGACAGGATAGGTTTTGTTCCAAGCACTCATCAACTGGCTTTGTTGCTTGGACAGTTTGAAACCATACTCTTTGCTCATGTAGAGGTATGTTCGAGCAATAGAGCCTCTAGCACGATCGGGTGGCATTACTTTGCGTTGCTTGAAGTTGACCTGCATTTCACAGCGGCCGTAGCTGACGCCGTCTTTACCATTCCACTGGCTGAAGTTGTAGTTCGAACGGTCACCGTTTACTTCACCAATCGCTGGTGTCAGGTTGTGGAGATCGGCTTCCATTGATTTGAATTGTTTGTCACGACGAGAGCAATTCTTACGTCCGCCATCTTGCCAGCATTGTAGCTGGTGGCCGAATTGCCAAGCTGGGACCACATGTTCCCATTCAATGCGAGAAGCGCGGGTTTGTTGCTTGCGAACCTGATAGCCACAAGAGGAAAGATCCGGAATGCCCTTTCGGCCCTGCCATTTGATGTCACAGCCGCAGTAGAAACTTGTTGGATGATCGGCGTAGATTTTTACCGCTTCACGTTTGGCTGCGGAGAAAGAGCTAGGAGGCGCAGCAATTGCCGCACTAGAAAGCGCAAGTAGGAATAAAGAGAACAGGTATTTCATGATTAAAGTCTTTAAAAGTATGACTTTACCAATTCTATCACGCAAAATGAGTTTTAGTGATGAGTATGTTAACAATAGTGATTCAAAGAGAGAACCGAGTATAGGGTGTGATGCGCTTTTGATGAGCTGTTTTTGATGTGCTAAGTAAGGGAAATATGTTTAAGGATTTCAAAAATTGAAA
Protein-coding regions in this window:
- the endA gene encoding deoxyribonuclease I, yielding MKYLFSLFLLALSSAAIAAPPSSFSAAKREAVKIYADHPTSFYCGCDIKWQGRKGIPDLSSCGYQVRKQQTRASRIEWEHVVPAWQFGHQLQCWQDGGRKNCSRRDKQFKSMEADLHNLTPAIGEVNGDRSNYNFSQWNGKDGVSYGRCEMQVNFKQRKVMPPDRARGSIARTYLYMSKEYGFKLSKQQSQLMSAWNKTYPVDKWECKRDERIAKIQGNHNPFVQEACRAL